The Camelus dromedarius isolate mCamDro1 chromosome 8, mCamDro1.pat, whole genome shotgun sequence genome includes a window with the following:
- the NANOS1 gene encoding nanos homolog 1, giving the protein MEAFPWAPRSPRRGRAPPPMALVPSARYVSAQGPAHPQPFSSWNDYLGLATLITKAVDDEQRFGCARGEDRGGGGGSPPSSSSSSCCSPHAGAGPGALGPALGPPDYDEDDDDDDSDDPGSRGRYLGGALELRALELCAGPTEAGLLEERFAELSPFAGRAAAVLLGCAPAAAATAEVAQREEPAPVWAAEPRLHAASGAAAARLLKPELQVCVFCRNNKEAVALYTTHILKGPDGRVLCPVLRRYTCPLCGASGDNAHTIKYCPLSKVSPPPAARPPPRSARDGLPGKKVR; this is encoded by the coding sequence ATGGAGGCTTTCCCCTGGGCGCCCCGCTCGCCCCGCCGCGGCCGCGCCCCCCCGCCCATGGCGCTCGTGCCCAGCGCCCGCTACGTGAGCGCCCAGGGCCCGGCGCACCCGCAGCCTTTCAGCTCGTGGAACGACTACCTGGGGCTCGCGACGCTCATCACCAAGGCGGTGGACGACGAGCAGCGCTTCGGCTGCGCCCGAGGCGAGGAccgcggtggcggcggcggctccccgccctcctcttcctcctcgtcGTGCTGCTCCCCCCATGCGGGTGCCGGGCCCGGGGCACTGGGGCCGGCGCTGGGTCCTCCCGACTACGACGaggacgacgacgacgacgacagCGACGATCCGGGGTCTAGGGGCCGCTACCTGGGGGGCGCCCTGGAGCTGCGCGCGCTGGAACTGTGCGCGGGCCCCACCGAGGCCGGGCTGCTGGAGGAGCGCTTCGCGGAGCTGAGCCCGTTCGCCGGTCGCGCCGCCGCCGTGCTCCTGGGCTGCGCGCCCGCCGCAGCCGCCACCGCCGAAGTGGCGCAGCGCGAGGAGCCAGCCCCAGTATGGGCGGCCGAGCCCCGGCTACACGCCGCCTCCGGGGCGGCCGCCGCCCGGCTGCTCAAGCCCGAGCTGCAGGTGTGCGTGTTTTGCCGGAACAACAAGGAGGCAGTGGCGCTCTACACCACCCACATCCTGAAGGGACCCGACGGGCGAGTGCTGTGCCCCGTGCTGCGCCGCTACACATGTCCCCTGTGCGGCGCCAGCGGCGACAACGCGCACACCATCAAGTACTGCCCGCTCTCCAAAGTgtcgccgccgcccgccgcccgtcCACCGCCACGCAGCGCCAGGGACGGCCTGCCCGGCAAGAAGGTGCGCTGA